Below is a window of Vespa crabro chromosome 20, iyVesCrab1.2, whole genome shotgun sequence DNA.
tatcaCACAATTACTTtcgttttcaaaataataataataataataataataataataataataataatataattaaaataataataataataatgataataataatattgataataataataataataataataataataataataataataataataataataataataataataataataataataataatagacgcGTTCATTTATTGTTTcagttttcatatttattatctattttgttcttagaaaattattatacttttatcaaaaaaatataaaaagataaaattatatagagCAACTTTCAATAAGGCAAACTGAGTGACTATGTTTTAATGTCACGATGGTACGTGAACGAAGAAATCATACTTACTGTGCAACACTGTGATTAACGTAAAGCTTCACAGAGTGATAGCATCCAATGTGTGCGAATTCCGAGATGCATTCTCCTTTGGCGACGTAGTAGCAACATTAATTTGTTTAGTAACATTATTGGTAAATGGCATAGCGAACTTAAAATCTGCACCATTGGGTAATTTGCGCATGATTTTTCCAGATGTAATAAGTCGTCCAAAACCTTCTTGATGAGCAAATGCGTAGCCCGAGCGCAGAGATCGTCGCGTGCGTCTCGTAGATGGAGTACGCAAAATGTCCTGACTCTGACGAGAACGCAATTGCGCTAATCTTTGTTTCAATCTTACTCTATCAGAGAGTGTTGGCCGCACATCCATAAAGAAGAACCTCCATGAAAGAACTGGTATCACTAGTATTATACATGTTATAACTGTTGTGAACCAAAATGTTGCTTCTGACATAGCCTTGATCCAACAAatgaaaagagatatatatatatatatatatatatatatatatatatatatatatacacacacacacacacacatcaatTGCAGTTCATATTACTTTGCTATTCTTCAGTATGcatcaatttaataaaagaatagtGAAATACGTACCATTGTAAGACTGCCGGCGTAACTACCTCCTATGACGAAGTTATAAAAGtaatctaaaataaaataccaTATCAACGAGCCCCACACCATAATATGATTAACAATTGTCCAATATGATGTGTCAAGAGCGATTTGAACTGTTACAACTATAACTAATATTGTAGCTACAACACTGCCCAGCAGCATATGGTCTGAAAGTACATAGCCCTTTGGTGATACTCCATCCTTGTATGTTccttaaatgaattttatttatattaatacgtCTCTTTGGAAaagatatttctaaataaaaatttcatactaCATTTGACACATGTTTACAtgcttattaaaaaaaaaaaaaaaacaaagctcgatagaaattataaaagagaagaaattgaTACTTACCATAGGgtactaaaaataatacgcAACTAGCAAAAAAACCATGTAGAGCACTCcaacaaaattcttttttattaaagagaaGATTTTGAAGTCCAGGTGCATATAACTTTGGATACATTAggctatttttatcattaacatCTTGATCAAATATGCCAACTGCCAAGACTGGTAGCGACgtataaaatagattatagACAGAAATGTACATTGGATCAAACACTGTctgaaaatgaaatggaaaaaataaaaaatatactctcccagatataaacatataagATATATCTATAGGTAGAACGCATACATTCTCTCACAGACATGTACGTACATCagacatatttataaaagatcatACTCTCCGACTCTACTTTGGAACAATATTGCTCTAACAAAGGAATCTTAAGGAATCATATTCGCCTTATAGTCATCATTCGTCATATTCAATTAATGgccaataaaataattataaagcaTACCTGTGCACTGAATCCACAGAAGAAGGCGAACCAGATATGGCAGAGAGTGAAtgcaaaatttttataaaagaagtaTCTAAGGAACTTGCTCATTCTATAATACGACCACCTGCCGTGTACGAGTAATAATCTTTCTAAGAATCTAAATTGCCCTATAGAATAATCAGAGGCTAGTACAGCTTGCAGTCCTTCTTGTCCACTGATACCAACGCCAATATGAGCCGTCTTTATCATCGAAACGTCATTAGCTCCATCTCCGATCGCCAGAGTAAccgcatttttatttttctttatcaattcAACGACCATTGCTTTTTGTAAAGGTGTTACACGACAACATATCACAGATTTACCTATAAACGAAGGACCTTAAATGAAGGACGAAGGAAGGTAATTTGgcaaatataaattaacttATTATTGAACTTACATTGGCTTGATACTTCCAAAAAAAGTTGATCAAGTTGCGGATGCAATGCGTGCACTAAGGAATGTCCATTGATAACCACTGCAAAACCCATAGCTTGCTCCATTTCATGCTCATCCTGCTCGTCTCTACTCGGATTATATTCCGTATCACTGCTGTATACAAAAGAATATTagctcgaaagaaaaaagtcttaTCCTATAAgcgcaaattatttttatagttgtgaagaaatcattgaataatagataattaaaaattttataaaaggattttgctatttttttaatcattcacAATTTGATTCAGGATACTTTGAATAGATCAATCtccaaggaaaaagaagataatgtacattaaattttaacgataaacatGGTGCACAATATTAGATTCTACAAGAAACAAGAATGTGACATAAGCGGcataatttgatatattttgttataataattatttctaggATTAATGTTAAGCatacagaaagagaaggagtgaGTATCAAGCATCATcgttatcttttataaattttacatttttgtttCCAATGAAACACTCGAAATGAGACGTATATCGCACTTTGTAGGTACAACTAAAACCTAATCTAGCATACTATGACATCTGCAGTGTATAATACTATCTTCGACAAGCAGGTAATTGGCATATTGTTTCTTCCttcataatgatgataataatattcaaacgGAGAAGATATTCTGATAAcctttataatttatacaagGATTTGGTTGGATGCTGTCGAATCACATGCagatacattttaatatttactgttttaacgaaagaagaatataaaggaTACCAGGatcaaaatgtataaaatatgatactATAGCACATACCATGATCTAAGCAAATTCGTAGCacaattataattcttgttatacctTTAGGATGCCTTCAGGTAAATGCCCAAGAATGTTTCATTCAaggagataataatattcgcgGCGTATGTACGGAAGTaacaatttgtaatatatttttcataggaAAAGATTTGactcttttcgttttaattctTTGGCATGAACCAGACAAAGAAAGCATTACACAATACATGGTGACACACAATCAATGTATAGGTATGtcttttaataagaaatatgttAATCAGATATTCGGAATtagatatggaaaaaaaaaaaaaaaaaaaaaaaagaaaagaaaaaaaaaaaaaaaaagaaaaaaagggtaaTAGACTTTACTCCATCTCTTTCAATTGCCTGACCTTTCCTTGTCCCACCTGAATGTGACAATGGAGAGAGTTGGCCGATTCTGATGGCTGGAGGCTGTCTTGATGGTTTCCAAATATCGTGTCAATTGAGTTTCAACCCCATCATAAGTAGTAGCATCTACTACAAAGACATCGGTAAGATCGTCTGTTAACAATTGACACGAATAACCGATGTTGATGGCCGTTTCTATGAGAAAAGAAGGACATACGATCAGGTGGCATATAGTAAttcataaatgaaatatatgataaatatcataatacattaatagaggaatgaaaaataacgaagaGGAAGGATTTAtggatttatcattttataagaaggtcaaaaagttttctctttaaattcaTATCAAAGATCGTTGACAgatcaaatattattgttcttataaatttACCTTGTTTATCACCTGTTAATACCCACACTTTTATGCCAGCCAGTCCTAAATTCGCGATGGTTTGGGGTACACCATCTTGTAATTTATCCTCAATGGCAGTAGCACCTAATAACgtcatatctttttctatctcttcgtATATGGCGTCCAATTTGTCATCTCTATTCTCATGGCTGAGTGCCGCTTCTTGATGACGTTGTTTCCAATTATTAAAGAAGCTTTCATCTAAATCTCTCACTGAAAGGCACAATGTTCTCAAACCTTCGCCTGCAAATTTATTGAGATGATCCAAAGTCTTTGACATAATTTCATCGCTATCTTTCTTCAAACGTTCGTAAATGACATTGTCTGCCCCTTTACAGTACAACCTAAGATGCCCATCCTTTCTCAATATTACAGACATTCTTTTTCTGACATTATTAAAGTCTAGAATACACAGTAGCTCATATACTTCACGCTTTCCCATTACTTCGATCGTTATGCTATTAGGAGATCTTTCTTTAAAGACAAAACCAAAATTTCTAGCTGCTGAAACGAGCGCTGCCTCGTCCGGCGACTGTGCTTGATACTCGAGCTTTCCGTGTTTCTCTTCTGGCATAACGGTGTGGCATAGTGCTAATAAGCGAAAGAAACTGTGAACATCTTCATTGCCTTGCTTGACAGCTTCCAAAAGCGCAGGATCGTAGAATTTAAATTCAGGCTCGTAATCcttgttaaatgaaaaatccAGGGGTGGCATCATCTGTAATAGTAGAAACGATAttacatgaaatataatttcctTTGTAAAGTTTTATCTAGAGTCAGTAAGAAGAgtgatcatatatttttattagtacatAGAGAAACAAGATGGGAAAAGAAATGTCAGAGCACAGATTATATGCATATGTGCGATATATATACCtctcttgttataattctaTAATAAAGACCTCGTCGAAATACGGTGAAGAGATGGTGTTAGTTGACTCGTCCTTGAATTattcaagaaaataatgtatatgagcgagtataaaaagtttaaaaagtattttaacCTACTACGACGAGATGAGCGTGAGAGCGACATAAAACATGCACATCTAATTTTATTACACGGCATAATTGTAATGAAAAACTATAAGAAACATA
It encodes the following:
- the LOC124431150 gene encoding phospholipid-transporting ATPase ID isoform X2, which produces MIRTDEEEGPKREKKNVKGEPDIVSSAPPTCHEDEEVKECDETDVTEGKRTTTTTTTTTTTTTATATATTTATKTTAVAAATVTVTATTTTVTVTAAATTAAATVTVTVTTTTTTTTTTTTTTRTTTTTTTTTTTTAAAAAKEAAMCAVDICIQDGNESRKKKRKRRKMRNKPQLQEQQDVSIHAVLNLPSSSEEVVEAVDECSKRDSSSSLGGTSRHNTFRESLLTVLGKLVIWKGSRYRSTTAASSSSSVPPNSPPATECIGRSTSFFSSETERRIRANNREYNSQFNYANNYIKTSKYSVLTFLPLNLFEQFQRLANFYFLCLLVLQMIPAISSLTPITTAIPLIGVLMLTAVKDAYDDFQRHSSDSQVNNRKSQTLRGTSLREEKWSQVQVGDVIRMENDHFVAADVLLLSTSEPNGLCYIETAELDGETNLKCRQCLTETAEMMDNHESIGQFDGEIVCETPNNLLNKFDGTLTWRGRKYALDNDKIILRGCVLRNTQWCYGVVIFAGKDTKLMQNSGKTKFKRTSIDRLLNLLIIGIVFFLLSMCLFCMIGCGIWESLVGRYFQVYLPWDSLVPSEPLGGATVIALLVFFSYAIVLNTVVPISLYVSVEVIRFVQSFLINWDEEMYYAPTNTHAKARTTTLNEELGQIEYIFSDKTGTLTQNIMTFNKCSVAGKCYGDTVDEVTGEVVDLSETDKAAQTPTMRWKSGQEFVRQVYTPLSGPNVRLLEQADRMSSTTPEPGISASPKLQHKHSMMPPLDFSFNKDYEPEFKFYDPALLEAVKQGNEDVHSFFRLLALCHTVMPEEKHGKLEYQAQSPDEAALVSAARNFGFVFKERSPNSITIEVMGKREVYELLCILDFNNVRKRMSVILRKDGHLRLYCKGADNVIYERLKKDSDEIMSKTLDHLNKFAGEGLRTLCLSVRDLDESFFNNWKQRHQEAALSHENRDDKLDAIYEEIEKDMTLLGATAIEDKLQDGVPQTIANLGLAGIKVWVLTGDKQETAINIGYSCQLLTDDLTDVFVVDATTYDGVETQLTRYLETIKTASSHQNRPTLSIVTFRWDKESDTEYNPSRDEQDEHEMEQAMGFAVVINGHSLVHALHPQLDQLFLEVSSQCKSVICCRVTPLQKAMVVELIKKNKNAVTLAIGDGANDVSMIKTAHIGVGISGQEGLQAVLASDYSIGQFRFLERLLLVHGRWSYYRMSKFLRYFFYKNFAFTLCHIWFAFFCGFSAQTVFDPMYISVYNLFYTSLPVLAVGIFDQDVNDKNSLMYPKLYAPGLQNLLFNKKEFCWSALHGFFASCVLFLVPYGTYKDGVSPKGYVLSDHMLLGSVVATILVIVVTVQIALDTSYWTIVNHIMVWGSLIWYFILDYFYNFVIGGSYAGSLTMAMSEATFWFTTVITCIILVIPVLSWRFFFMDVRPTLSDRVRLKQRLAQLRSRQSQDILRTPSTRRTRRSLRSGYAFAHQEGFGRLITSGKIMRKLPNGADFKFAMPFTNNVTKQINVATTSPKENASRNSHTLDAITL
- the LOC124431150 gene encoding phospholipid-transporting ATPase ID isoform X3 encodes the protein MIRTDEEEGPKREKKNVKGEPDIVSSAPPTCHEDEEVKECDETDVTEGKRTTTTTTTTTTTTTATATATTTATKTTAVAAATVTVTATTTTVTVTAAATTAAATVTVTVTTTTTTTTTTTTTTRTTTTTTTTTTTTAAAAAKEAAMCAVDICIQDGNESRKKKRKRRKMRNKPQLQEQQDVSIHAVLNLPSSSEEVVEAVDECSKRDSSSSLGGTSRHNTFRESLLTVLGKLVIWKGSRYRSTTAASSSSSVPPNSPPATECIGRSTSFFSSETERRIRANNREYNSQFNYANNYIKTSKYSVLTFLPLNLFEQFQRLANFYFLCLLVLQMIPAISSLTPITTAIPLIGVLMLTAVKDAYDDFQRHSSDSQVNNRKSQTLRGTSLREEKWSQVQVGDVIRMENDHFVAADVLLLSTSEPNGLCYIETAELDGETNLKCRQCLTETAEMMDNHESIGQFDGEIVCETPNNLLNKFDGTLTWRGRKYALDNDKIILRGCVLRNTQWCYGVVIFAGKDTKLMQNSGKTKFKRTSIDRLLNLLIIGIVFFLLSMCLFCMIGCGIWESLVGRYFQVYLPWDSLVPSEPLGGATVIALLVFFSYAIVLNTVVPISLYVSVEVIRFVQSFLINWDEEMYYAPTNTHAKARTTTLNEELGQIEYIFSDKTGTLTQNIMTFNKCSVAGKCYGDTVDEVTGEVVDLSETDKAAQTPTMRWKSGQEFVRQVYTPLSGPNVRLLEQADRMSSTTPEPGISASPKLQHKHSMMPPLDFSFNKDYEPEFKFYDPALLEAVKQGNEDVHSFFRLLALCHTVMPEEKHGKLEYQAQSPDEAALVSAARNFGFVFKERSPNSITIEVMGKREVYELLCILDFNNVRKRMSVILRKDGHLRLYCKGADNVIYERLKKDSDEIMSKTLDHLNKFAGEGLRTLCLSVRDLDESFFNNWKQRHQEAALSHENRDDKLDAIYEEIEKDMTLLGATAIEDKLQDGVPQTIANLGLAGIKVWVLTGDKQETAINIGYSCQLLTDDLTDVFVVDATTYDGVETQLTRYLETIKTASSHQNRPTLSIVTFSSDTEYNPSRDEQDEHEMEQAMGFAVVINGHSLVHALHPQLDQLFLEVSSQCKSVICCRVTPLQKAMVVELIKKNKNAVTLAIGDGANDVSMIKTAHIGVGISGQEGLQAVLASDYSIGQFRFLERLLLVHGRWSYYRMSKFLRYFFYKNFAFTLCHIWFAFFCGFSAQTVFDPMYISVYNLFYTSLPVLAVGIFDQDVNDKNSLMYPKLYAPGLQNLLFNKKEFCWSALHGFFASCVLFLVPYGTYKDGVSPKGYVLSDHMLLGSVVATILVIVVTVQIALDTSYWTIVNHIMVWGSLIWYFILDYFYNFVIGGSYAGSLTMAMSEATFWFTTVITCIILVIPVLSWRFFFMDVRPTLSDRVRLKQRLAQLRSRQSQDILRTPSTRRTRRSLRSGYAFAHQEGFGRLITSGKIMRKLPNGADFKFAMPFTNNVTKQINVATTSPKENASRNSHTLDAITL
- the LOC124431150 gene encoding phospholipid-transporting ATPase ID isoform X4, producing the protein MIRTDEEEGPKREKKNVKGEPDIVSSAPPTCHEDEEVKECDETDVTEGKRTTTTTTTTTTTTTATATATTTATKTTAVAAATVTVTATTTTVTVTAAATTAAATVTVTVTTTTTTTTTTTTTTRTTTTTTTTTTTTAAAAAKEAAMCAVDICIQDGNESRKKKRKRRKMRNKPQLQEQQDVSIHAVLNLPSSSEEVVEAVDECSKRDSSSSLGGTSRHNTFRESLLTVLGKLVIWKGSRYRSTTAASSSSSVPPNSPPATECIGRSTSFFSSETERRIRANNREYNSQFNYANNYIKTSKYSVLTFLPLNLFEQFQRLANFYFLCLLVLQMIPAISSLTPITTAIPLIGVLMLTAVKDAYDDFQRHSSDSQVNNRKSQTLRGTSLREEKWSQVQVGDVIRMENDHFVAADVLLLSTSEPNGLCYIETAELDGETNLKCRQCLTETAEMMDNHESIGQFDGEIVCETPNNLLNKFDGTLTWRGRKYALDNDKIILRGCVLRNTQWCYGVVIFAGKDTKLMQNSGKTKFKRTSIDRLLNLLIIGIVFFLLSMCLFCMIGCGIWESLVGRYFQVYLPWDSLVPSEPLGGATVIALLVFFSYAIVLNTVVPISLYVSVEVIRFVQSFLINWDEEMYYAPTNTHAKARTTTLNEELGQIEYIFSDKTGTLTQNIMTFNKCSVAGKCYGDTVDEVTGEVVDLSETDKAAQTPTMRWKSGQEFVRQVYTPLSGPNVRLLEQADRMSSTTPEPGISASPKLQHKHSMMPPLDFSFNKDYEPEFKFYDPALLEAVKQGNEDVHSFFRLLALCHTVMPEEKHGKLEYQAQSPDEAALVSAARNFGFVFKERSPNSITIEVMGKREVYELLCILDFNNVRKRMSVILRKDGHLRLYCKGADNVIYERLKKDSDEIMSKTLDHLNKFAGEGLRTLCLSVRDLDESFFNNWKQRHQEAALSHENRDDKLDAIYEEIEKDMTLLGATAIEDKLQDGVPQTIANLGLAGIKVWVLTGDKQETAINIGYSCQLLTDDLTDVFVVDATTYDGVETQLTRYLETIKTASSHQNRPTLSIVTFSDTEYNPSRDEQDEHEMEQAMGFAVVINGHSLVHALHPQLDQLFLEVSSQCKSVICCRVTPLQKAMVVELIKKNKNAVTLAIGDGANDVSMIKTAHIGVGISGQEGLQAVLASDYSIGQFRFLERLLLVHGRWSYYRMSKFLRYFFYKNFAFTLCHIWFAFFCGFSAQTVFDPMYISVYNLFYTSLPVLAVGIFDQDVNDKNSLMYPKLYAPGLQNLLFNKKEFCWSALHGFFASCVLFLVPYGTYKDGVSPKGYVLSDHMLLGSVVATILVIVVTVQIALDTSYWTIVNHIMVWGSLIWYFILDYFYNFVIGGSYAGSLTMAMSEATFWFTTVITCIILVIPVLSWRFFFMDVRPTLSDRVRLKQRLAQLRSRQSQDILRTPSTRRTRRSLRSGYAFAHQEGFGRLITSGKIMRKLPNGADFKFAMPFTNNVTKQINVATTSPKENASRNSHTLDAITL
- the LOC124431150 gene encoding phospholipid-transporting ATPase ID isoform X1 → MIRTDEEEGPKREKKNVKGEPDIVSSAPPTCHEDEEVKECDETDVTEGKRTTTTTTTTTTTTTATATATTTATKTTAVAAATVTVTATTTTVTVTAAATTAAATVTVTVTTTTTTTTTTTTTTRTTTTTTTTTTTTAAAAAKEAAMCAVDICIQDGNESRKKKRKRRKMRNKPQLQEQQDVSIHAVLNLPSSSEEVVEAVDECSKRDSSSSLGGTSRHNTFRESLLTVLGKLVIWKGSRYRSTTAASSSSSVPPNSPPATECIGRSTSFFSSETERRIRANNREYNSQFNYANNYIKTSKYSVLTFLPLNLFEQFQRLANFYFLCLLVLQMIPAISSLTPITTAIPLIGVLMLTAVKDAYDDFQRHSSDSQVNNRKSQTLRGTSLREEKWSQVQVGDVIRMENDHFVAADVLLLSTSEPNGLCYIETAELDGETNLKCRQCLTETAEMMDNHESIGQFDGEIVCETPNNLLNKFDGTLTWRGRKYALDNDKIILRGCVLRNTQWCYGVVIFAGKDTKLMQNSGKTKFKRTSIDRLLNLLIIGIVFFLLSMCLFCMIGCGIWESLVGRYFQVYLPWDSLVPSEPLGGATVIALLVFFSYAIVLNTVVPISLYVSVEVIRFVQSFLINWDEEMYYAPTNTHAKARTTTLNEELGQIEYIFSDKTGTLTQNIMTFNKCSVAGKCYGDTVDEVTGEVVDLSETDKAAQTPTMRWKSGQEFVRQVYTPLSGPNVRLLEQADRMSSTTPEPGISASPKLQHKHSMMPPLDFSFNKDYEPEFKFYDPALLEAVKQGNEDVHSFFRLLALCHTVMPEEKHGKLEYQAQSPDEAALVSAARNFGFVFKERSPNSITIEVMGKREVYELLCILDFNNVRKRMSVILRKDGHLRLYCKGADNVIYERLKKDSDEIMSKTLDHLNKFAGEGLRTLCLSVRDLDESFFNNWKQRHQEAALSHENRDDKLDAIYEEIEKDMTLLGATAIEDKLQDGVPQTIANLGLAGIKVWVLTGDKQETAINIGYSCQLLTDDLTDVFVVDATTYDGVETQLTRYLETIKTASSHQNRPTLSIVTFRWDKESSDTEYNPSRDEQDEHEMEQAMGFAVVINGHSLVHALHPQLDQLFLEVSSQCKSVICCRVTPLQKAMVVELIKKNKNAVTLAIGDGANDVSMIKTAHIGVGISGQEGLQAVLASDYSIGQFRFLERLLLVHGRWSYYRMSKFLRYFFYKNFAFTLCHIWFAFFCGFSAQTVFDPMYISVYNLFYTSLPVLAVGIFDQDVNDKNSLMYPKLYAPGLQNLLFNKKEFCWSALHGFFASCVLFLVPYGTYKDGVSPKGYVLSDHMLLGSVVATILVIVVTVQIALDTSYWTIVNHIMVWGSLIWYFILDYFYNFVIGGSYAGSLTMAMSEATFWFTTVITCIILVIPVLSWRFFFMDVRPTLSDRVRLKQRLAQLRSRQSQDILRTPSTRRTRRSLRSGYAFAHQEGFGRLITSGKIMRKLPNGADFKFAMPFTNNVTKQINVATTSPKENASRNSHTLDAITL
- the LOC124431150 gene encoding phospholipid-transporting ATPase ID isoform X6, whose protein sequence is MIRTDEEEGPKREKKNVKGEPDIVSSAPPTCHEDEEVKECDETDVTEGKRTTTTTTTTTTTTTATATATTTATKTTAVAAATVTVTATTTTVTVTAAATTAAATVTVTVTTTTTTTTTTTTTTRTTTTTTTTTTTTAAAAAKEAAMCAVDICIQDGNESRKKKRKRRKMRNKPQLQEQQDVSIHAVLNLPSSSEEVVEAVDECSKRDSSSSLGGTSRHNTFRESLLTVLGKLVIWKGSRYRSTTAASSSSSVPPNSPPATECIGRSTSFFSSETERRIRANNREYNSQFNYANNYIKTSKYSVLTFLPLNLFEQFQRLANFYFLCLLVLQMIPAISSLTPITTAIPLIGVLMLTAVKDAYDDFQRHSSDSQVNNRKSQTLRGTSLREEKWSQVQVGDVIRMENDHFVAADVLLLSTSEPNGLCYIETAELDGETNLKCRQCLTETAEMMDNHESIGQFDGEIVCETPNNLLNKFDGTLTWRGRKYALDNDKIILRGCVLRNTQWCYGVVIFAGKDTKLMQNSGKTKFKRTSIDRLLNLLIIGIVFFLLSMCLFCMIGCGIWESLVGRYFQVYLPWDSLVPSEPLGGATVIALLVFFSYAIVLNTVVPISLYVSVEVIRFVQSFLINWDEEMYYAPTNTHAKARTTTLNEELGQIEYIFSDKTGTLTQNIMTFNKCSVAGKCYGDTVDEVTGEVVDLSEMMPPLDFSFNKDYEPEFKFYDPALLEAVKQGNEDVHSFFRLLALCHTVMPEEKHGKLEYQAQSPDEAALVSAARNFGFVFKERSPNSITIEVMGKREVYELLCILDFNNVRKRMSVILRKDGHLRLYCKGADNVIYERLKKDSDEIMSKTLDHLNKFAGEGLRTLCLSVRDLDESFFNNWKQRHQEAALSHENRDDKLDAIYEEIEKDMTLLGATAIEDKLQDGVPQTIANLGLAGIKVWVLTGDKQETAINIGYSCQLLTDDLTDVFVVDATTYDGVETQLTRYLETIKTASSHQNRPTLSIVTFRWDKESSDTEYNPSRDEQDEHEMEQAMGFAVVINGHSLVHALHPQLDQLFLEVSSQCKSVICCRVTPLQKAMVVELIKKNKNAVTLAIGDGANDVSMIKTAHIGVGISGQEGLQAVLASDYSIGQFRFLERLLLVHGRWSYYRMSKFLRYFFYKNFAFTLCHIWFAFFCGFSAQTVFDPMYISVYNLFYTSLPVLAVGIFDQDVNDKNSLMYPKLYAPGLQNLLFNKKEFCWSALHGFFASCVLFLVPYGTYKDGVSPKGYVLSDHMLLGSVVATILVIVVTVQIALDTSYWTIVNHIMVWGSLIWYFILDYFYNFVIGGSYAGSLTMAMSEATFWFTTVITCIILVIPVLSWRFFFMDVRPTLSDRVRLKQRLAQLRSRQSQDILRTPSTRRTRRSLRSGYAFAHQEGFGRLITSGKIMRKLPNGADFKFAMPFTNNVTKQINVATTSPKENASRNSHTLDAITL
- the LOC124431150 gene encoding phospholipid-transporting ATPase ID isoform X5; the encoded protein is MSVEVDTLELEVFEVKECDETDVTEGKRTTTTTTTTTTTTTATATATTTATKTTAVAAATVTVTATTTTVTVTAAATTAAATVTVTVTTTTTTTTTTTTTTRTTTTTTTTTTTTAAAAAKEAAMCAVDICIQDGNESRKKKRKRRKMRNKPQLQEQQDVSIHAVLNLPSSSEEVVEAVDECSKRDSSSSLGGTSRHNTFRESLLTVLGKLVIWKGSRYRSTTAASSSSSVPPNSPPATECIGRSTSFFSSETERRIRANNREYNSQFNYANNYIKTSKYSVLTFLPLNLFEQFQRLANFYFLCLLVLQMIPAISSLTPITTAIPLIGVLMLTAVKDAYDDFQRHSSDSQVNNRKSQTLRGTSLREEKWSQVQVGDVIRMENDHFVAADVLLLSTSEPNGLCYIETAELDGETNLKCRQCLTETAEMMDNHESIGQFDGEIVCETPNNLLNKFDGTLTWRGRKYALDNDKIILRGCVLRNTQWCYGVVIFAGKDTKLMQNSGKTKFKRTSIDRLLNLLIIGIVFFLLSMCLFCMIGCGIWESLVGRYFQVYLPWDSLVPSEPLGGATVIALLVFFSYAIVLNTVVPISLYVSVEVIRFVQSFLINWDEEMYYAPTNTHAKARTTTLNEELGQIEYIFSDKTGTLTQNIMTFNKCSVAGKCYGDTVDEVTGEVVDLSETDKAAQTPTMRWKSGQEFVRQVYTPLSGPNVRLLEQADRMSSTTPEPGISASPKLQHKHSMMPPLDFSFNKDYEPEFKFYDPALLEAVKQGNEDVHSFFRLLALCHTVMPEEKHGKLEYQAQSPDEAALVSAARNFGFVFKERSPNSITIEVMGKREVYELLCILDFNNVRKRMSVILRKDGHLRLYCKGADNVIYERLKKDSDEIMSKTLDHLNKFAGEGLRTLCLSVRDLDESFFNNWKQRHQEAALSHENRDDKLDAIYEEIEKDMTLLGATAIEDKLQDGVPQTIANLGLAGIKVWVLTGDKQETAINIGYSCQLLTDDLTDVFVVDATTYDGVETQLTRYLETIKTASSHQNRPTLSIVTFRWDKESSDTEYNPSRDEQDEHEMEQAMGFAVVINGHSLVHALHPQLDQLFLEVSSQCKSVICCRVTPLQKAMVVELIKKNKNAVTLAIGDGANDVSMIKTAHIGVGISGQEGLQAVLASDYSIGQFRFLERLLLVHGRWSYYRMSKFLRYFFYKNFAFTLCHIWFAFFCGFSAQTVFDPMYISVYNLFYTSLPVLAVGIFDQDVNDKNSLMYPKLYAPGLQNLLFNKKEFCWSALHGFFASCVLFLVPYGTYKDGVSPKGYVLSDHMLLGSVVATILVIVVTVQIALDTSYWTIVNHIMVWGSLIWYFILDYFYNFVIGGSYAGSLTMAMSEATFWFTTVITCIILVIPVLSWRFFFMDVRPTLSDRVRLKQRLAQLRSRQSQDILRTPSTRRTRRSLRSGYAFAHQEGFGRLITSGKIMRKLPNGADFKFAMPFTNNVTKQINVATTSPKENASRNSHTLDAITL